The window CGGCCGCCCACTTCCTCCACCTTCCCACCACTCCGACTCACCATCCGCAACCGCCGCCAACTTTCTCCACCTTGCCGACAAAGGAGCAATGGCGACTCCACCATCAATGTTCCTCCGCTGCCTCCTCTTCTTCGCCTTCCCCTCTCACCATGGCTGCGGCGGGGCCTGCTCTGTTGTCCTCCTCCCCATTCAACGCCGCGAGAACGGCTGTGCGCTTGCCATCCTAGGCCTCGCACGGGCCCAGTCAGGCACGGCGCATGGCGCCCACATCGTCGACAACAACGCCGCGACCACCTCAGTGTCACACCGCGCCAGCGAGGTGGCCTTCGAGGCTGCATGCACTGCCGCGGGGACCCGCTACGACACCCGATGCCGGACACCACGGGAGGCTGCTCCCGCGGCCGCGGCTCCGGTggatggtgctgctgctgctactccgGTGACCTTGCGCACCTGTTCCCGGCACTGCCGCTACCCCCTGGGCTtgttctccctctcctctcgcaTCATCCGCCCCTTCTTGTCGGGCACGTCCGCCACCGCCCTCTTCTTCGCCTCCCACTCCACTCTGATGCAGCCGACTCCATCGATGCGTCGTCGCTGGTTCTGCCCGCCTTGGACGGCGCCaactcctcctcggcctccgctTGACTAGGCCACGGCACTGGCGCCTCGGACAGCACCACcaccttcttctcctcctcctcctccttcgtgTCTACCTCGGCCACCGGTGGCAGCGCGTGGGcgctctccttctccttctccactACCGGTAGCGAGGCAGCCACCTTGCCCCTGGCGTCggatgccggcgccggcgtgggtGTGcccgaggaggaagatgacgTCGTGACGGGAGTTAGCGGAAAACATGAGGGAATGCTACTTTCGAGTAAGGCTTGCAGTTTTTAGTGGTATTTTTACGGGGCTAAATAATTTTGATGGTATTTTACGAAAATCACCAATTTTCAATGCTATACAACTAATTTTTTCTTTACTAAAACGATCTACAATTTGGAGAGGTGGGAGTGCCCAACGAATACAGTGCCGTCATCATAGCATGTTTCTCTTTCACATCGTGGACAGCCGGGAAGTCACTATGAGAGGCTCTAATGCGAGGAGGATCTTGTCCAAATCGCCCCGGTTTCATGTCTGAAATTAGTGCAAGCATCTCAGGAAGACTGTACTGCTGGTACGTCTATCTTCTCTGTTGAAGAAGACGGAGCGCTTGTGACCACGGTGGACGTCAGCTGACTCCAATACGCACAAAGGGGTTGGGGATCACCGGATCATTGAATAGGTTGGTTTGGTGTACCAGCAAAAGAGGGAGTAATGGAGAAACTAGTGAGCACTGAGCAGCCATCCACCATCAATATGCTGCCTGCCTCCATGTGAATCCTCTGACCAAATGGAATTGAAGTGACCAGTATATAGAATGTTTCGacatatggagtactaaatgaagtcgctacagtaatcattcgctAATTACAATCGCGAGACGAAACTAAACAGGTGCCGGAAAAAGCTTGGATTAAAGAGAGTTCAATTTTGCAAAACAACAAGATTAGATAGCTAGCTGTACAAACATGAACAAATACTTGATACAAGCAGCTTGTTACATTGCCACATAATCATGTTGGGCCGACAAGCAGTAGTAACCTAACCTTGTACATGTCAACGGAGTGGTTTGGAGTTTGGGTGTGCCAATCTTACAGACAGACTCTTCTCTTCACAGGTGGACAAAATGTAAATCCAAAAAAGGAAGAGAAGCTAAGAAATTGGACTAGTAATCCTGATTAGGTGGTGATAATCAGGGGATGAAAAAGGGTAAACATGGAAAGATCACCGGAACCGGCCACCGTCGGCGAGCTTCCGGGAGCGGCAGCGCGtgacggaggcgacggacgAGAGGTTGTGGAGCGGCGATGACCGGAGCTCGCTGGAGAAGGCGCCGGGGTCTGGCGGCTGGaccgggcggtggcggcgccccgGGCTGGGCCGCACTAGCGGGCTGAGGCAGACGGCGAAGCCCGACGCCATGCTGTTGGTCTGGCGGCGCCGGCACGGGGTCTTCCGCATCGGGGAAGGGGACGGCCTCCACGGCGGGTCCGCGGCGGGCGAGCTGCTCTCCTCGCCGCTTCCATGGCTGTCCCGCTCCGGCGAGAGGCCCCGGTTGCTGAGCACGCGGCAGAAGCGACTGGgcggggccgacggcggcgaggaggcggcggccgccgccggcgcctgctTCTTGCGGCGGCGCGGTATGATTCCGACGAGCCAAGAATGCTTCTTGCGCTCCCTGGCGCCCCCCTGATGTTTGCCCTCCTGCGCCGATCTGTGGTGGTGGCCGAAGAGCGTGGCGAGGACCGAGAACTTCCCCGCGCGCCGCTTCTCGTACTCGTAGCCGATGTCGCCCTCCTggagcgctgcgccgccgtaggccggccccacctgcggcGTCCGGAAGAAGAGCAGGCTCGGGTGGTGCCTgagcgcgccgcccccgcccgcggCGTCCGACTTGCTGCGGGACACGTACGGCGACACCGACCTCGGGAACGCCGCGGGCTCGGGCGCCGGAGGGGCCTgcgcctgcgcgcgcgcgggcggggagGACGCGCCGTTCCGCTCGGCCGCGAGCACGAGCAGGCGGCCGCGGAGACACGTGGcgcagacgccgccgccgccggccgggaacGGGTGCTTCTTGCACCTCATGCTCatcccgccgcgcctcccctcaTCTCGTCGCCGGAGCCTCGCGCTCCCTCGGCGCGGCCATGGGTTGGTGGGTGGATggatcgacgacgacgaggaagcgGGGCGAAATTCCCGACGGCGCAGACGCCACCTGCCTTCCTCGCTTTCGGCTGTTTGCGGATCGCTTAAATTTGGGTGGGTTTTGTTTAATtaagcgcgggcggaggaggagccgaggaAGGAGCAGCGATTTGGCTTGTCTTGGATGGCTACGCGGCAGAGGTGCAGGCCGAGCGGGCGCGTGCGTTTTGGGCGGAtgcgagagagagaaaggatcTTTTCGTCTCGGCACTGGGGTTCCCGGGTTAAATAGATAGAGGCCCGTTCGGACGGAGCGCCGGCGTGGAAGGAAGAAGCAGGCGGACGGGGTGCGGGGCGGAGGAGAATGGTGAGAGGGACGACGAGGTGCCAGCAGCCGGCACGGGAGGGAGAGGCACGAGCGACCGACCCCTCTGTTGGTCTACTGGTGTTGGGTGAGCCGATGGGACCTCATGATTTCGTGGCTGGGTGGATTCGGCGTTGCCTGGGCCTGGATTGGATTGCGCCTGCAGTGGTGTGTGCGTGGCCACTGGTTTGTGGTGTCTCGTGGCAACGTGGTGGGTTTGGATTGCCGTAGCGACAACCGGGGCGAATCGGATAGGAAAAAATGTGTGTTTTGGAGTTTGGCACGCTTGCCCTCTCCGTGCACGCACGTAGCAAGTTGGTGCGAAATCTAAGATGGTCGCTGCTCGGTAGTGGCGAGTGCTACCTAACGGAAccgccatgccatgccatgcctgAAACAGATACTCCTGCAGGTCAAAAGCAGCCAAGAAATAAGTTAGCCAGAAAGGACGCTCCCATGCATGGAGAGATGTTTTGTCGCGCAAAGTGTCCCTTGCTACTTTGGATCGGGAGAGATGTTTTGTCGTGGGCTCACTTGCTACTTTGGATCCGACACCTGGGGCATTGTCGGGAGCATCGAGGACTTTTGTTGGTGCCGGATCGGTGGGCCCACGACTACTTTGGATCTTCGCCGATGACCACGTGCGTATTTTGCCAAGTAGTACTGCCAAGTACGCAGCGATACTTCCATGCTTCTTCGTCGCTGAGATACTCGAGTCCAGTGATTAGAGGCCTTTGGTTTGCTGCTACAATCCTAGCGCTAGAAGAGAATCTTTCTCGCATGAAGAacgaatgaagtctatttgcaaaaattctttagtgatgggtgtaattttttgtgacgaatctaatgacgttaATTAATCGCTGATTTGCTACAGTTATATTACAGCAATCATCTTCTAATCGCGCAgccaaaggcctcattagattcttcagggtcactagcgcggggttctgaagttggttttgtaaactgcttttatttgacaccataattaacggtcaaactgtcactattcactagcacgctgcaaaccaaacggggcctcaATGGTTTCAGCCGCGCCGCGTGTCCATCTTAAATATAATATTTGACCGGAACGGCGGAACCCATCGTCGTGTGTGCACGCGCGCATTCAAAAGTTGATGGGGGATGCGCTGCGCCACGCGGTTGATTTTGGctggggctgtgtttagtttcaaaatttctctctccaaatttcACTATTTATCTATCATATTAAATTTTTTTGTCTCATGCacagagtattaaatataggtaaataaaaaaactaattgcatagttttgatatacacgacgagatgaattttttgagactagttaggtcatggtaggacaacaattaccacaaacaaataaaaagtaCTACAGTGTGCTATAGTATCCGATGTAATCCTTTTTAACACCATTTTATAGATCCATTTTACGGATCCAAACACACCCAGGCTCGATCGCACGCACTTCTCACCCGCACGGGTGACGGGCCTCGCGTCATGCATGTACGGGGATCTCCAGAAGAAGCACGGAGCCGGACGAGCTCTCGTGCGCGGACCAACACCTCGCATTCTTTCTCTccgtggattttttttttgaaaagttctcTCCGTGGATTTGGTTCGCGAGCACGGGGACTCGTCAGTCTCAAGGCTCAGCCCAGAGCGAGCGATCGCGACCTGGGTCGCTTGTTCTTCTAGAAAGCTGGGGCTGCTGGTCGTGGAGGTGGATCGGAGAGCAGACGTCTGCAGTGCATGCAGAGGTGGGGGTGTTGTGTTCAGTGTTCCCCGCTGTGCGCTGGGTGAAGGGCGACGGCTTtcgttttggggcgtttcgtttgcttggtcctttggACTAGGACCTCCAGCAAGACCTCGTCACGATTTCGGCGTTGGCTTGGCCCTGCCCGGTTTGGTTGGGTCAAACTTCCCTGCCCGTTCCTCCAGTTTGCTTGTAGTGGCATCACTGTATTTTCAAGATAAAGTCTCGCTACATCATGTCAAAAAATTCGACAAGtatatattctaaaatgttGTAGCGATCAAATTCTGAAATACTTTGATATCTACAGTGTAGAGACTACTAGTAGCGAGCAAACATAATACTACCATTCATAAGACATACGTTTCGGAACACTTTCACTTTTCTTACCCTTTTGTTCATCGATGGAAATAAACACGGACATGTAGGAGCAGAGCCAGCATGGGGGCAtggggctcaagccccctacCCCCGAGAGTTCCATTGGAAGcaaagaggaaggaggaggaagaggagagaggggaaaggaggaagaagagggaggaagaggaagaagcccCCTTAGGTGCTGgagctggctccgccactgtggACATGGTAGTTAGGGCATGTTGATTGTTCCGCTCTCTCCGTCTCTTCAGAATAGCTCCAAAACTAGAAATATTATCCATTATCCATTAGGATCCTGTAACACCCAGgaaaaccgcggacggtccgccagagtAACACCCAGATATTTAGCTGGATGTGGGCTCGGTCGTCATCGACTCCTTCCTCATTCCCACCTCGACCAGAGACGAGCGCAACTcgtccgctcgcgccgccgtcgcccccttctGTCGATCTCCATCCTCCAGCCACCATACTTCGATTCCTCGCGCGAGAACCTTCcccggcacctcctccaccttccccaacccctagcccggcttctccccggccggaatcgcccaaccaccgccggtcaccattggaggcgcttgaagctttgctccaccgtcgatccgcttctccggtcatCCCCCTACCtgaaccgaccgcgggaatggattcgtggtgagtcacTTGTGCCCCCTGGCCTCTTTCCCCCTCCCGTTgtgcgccgccggtgccggtgaaccgccgccgccgccgccggtgaaccgccgccgccaccgccgccgtgcttACTGCTGCCTGTCGGGTGGTCTGCAAAAGtgagtcgcggacggtccgcctaggagggccggacagtccgccggtcaggttAGAAGTTGTTGAGAGACGATGTTTGTCTCTGGTGTTTTCGTaggattgaactgcggacggtccactATTGGAGAACGGACAGTCCGTCGTAGAGAtcaaaatttgtccagagacgatgttgtctctggtgggggtTCGCAGGGTTGAACTGCGGATAGTCCGCAATTGGAGAGCGGAtagtccgctattggagagcagATAGTCCGCCGTATAGTCTGGAATTGgcagagtgaactgcggacggtccgccaagcagggccggacggtccgcagtagaGATTAAAATTTGGTCCAGAGGCGTCGTTGCCTCTGGTAGTATTGCAgagttgaactgcggacagtccgctatgttggagcggacggtccgccatatagattgaaatttgtccagagaggtagttggttctggtgggtcggcagagttgtactgcggacggtccgccacttgggcgcggacagtccgcaggacaGTCTAGTTTGAAGTATAGTATTTACATCATTGAGCTGCACtcaattatttcatatgcattcgtgtagcatTCGCCGTTGAGGACGTTGTGTATGAGGTGATagcggcaccgcaggagcagccggatcgagcccaggaggagaggcgtgagaacccggcccaagacCCGTCTGAccctagctctgagcagcagcctgaaggcaagccctggtgcacatcctattaatttaaattatgacacatatctatgtatttattacttgtacattacgtttaggagttgtttgaaaccctagttgcataaatCCTAGGTtttcttgagttatactagtatgtataggacgatagaaatgctatgctagatagagttcggtagaagtcgagtaatttttggttactcgcgagatataggataatTTTATGTTTCCATATATGAGTTATTCATCTTGGGATGAAAGTCTTGGAATGAAAGAATgaatagaatctgagaccgggcggaagaggtgtagttccgcctgtgtcggttaaggaccgagccgttgtcggccctgctgatcatgtttgaactgtactaaccacatgtcgGGAGTATGAGGTAGTTGAAACGAGTAAGtctagtactgcctcgcttcgaaagtacagaacttcatccaGGGGCGGAGCGCCCGGTAGGGCAGGGTGTGGCGGCTGCCACACCTTAAATTTTTCTAGATACACATAATTAACTTATATCATTAAGTGTTTAAGCTTTGAAAGTATTAGGAAATATCCTGCAGTTTATAATTTTGTCAGTATAGCTAAGTTGCGCCACACCTTCATTCTTGTCTGTCCTCCGCCActgacttcatcaccaccccttaggggtgagtcgagtagtcgcggagaaacgggatgcatatgtttacttttggtggtctctcgttgagctcggctgactatatgtaggtggggcggttctgtagttcgaggcggggaggagaagggttggtgcgtggggtccgacgggacttttgcgtgccgtgttggttaggtccaccttgcaaggttaaaacgaattgattcgccgtcagtcgctctcggacatgggcACCTTGATCACTGTGTCACAACGTAGTATCGAGTGGGAGTATGTATGGCATATGGTTATATTCACTTGGAATGTTATTATATGCTTTgccatgtttgctctagataTGCCAAATTTAGATGTTGGTCAAGATATATAGAATCATGAGCTAAAATATGGAAATAAGGATTCACTTTAGTCGCTTTTTCCGCAAaactaaccaccagccaaaagctttgcatgtctagatatatgggctaagttatacccactggtcggataagtcttgctgagtattagttgctcagggtttttGTTGAAACATTACTGCAGGacacgcagacgtagacttctgtccctgctacgctaagttcatccgccgggatgtaGAGGGATGTGAGGTTGTGGAACCAGATGTTTAGCTAGGGATCTCCCTAGGATAcacttttggtagttgtaggccTCTCTCTATTCGAACCTTAATTccggttttgtaaagttttatAACTATATAtgtattcaaacttggtttgtaaaacttaaggtaGAATCTTATGTATAATGACGTATTTTTCAAATGTTTGtcatgcttgtaccatctgcgctcaccttcgcgtgataTTATCGGTGATGTTTCAATCGGGATGTGGGTTGAGAAagaatcgccaaattaagccgttaagctaatgcgcccgatgtattcaaatgacggctattacgcttaattagagttttaatttggcggttccgtcacagatCCACTATACTATCTTCGCAAAAAAAATTCAGCCGCGCTAAACACACTGGTTCATTATTCTCTGTCATTCATCACTATCCCAGTGCCACTTGCTATTTGCATCTACTAGTCTTCTACTACTCGAATAGTAGCAGTGCTCATCTACTAGCTGAGAACATCCCGATCGAGCTCTTGTAGTAGGACCAGACGACGCCCAGACGGCCCCACGGTCATGCTGGATCTTTCGCCGACGAGGTGACCACGTCTGTATTTCGATACCACGCACCATTTCCAGCCTTTTTCTTGGTGAGATATCCATTGCAGGATTTTCCCAGGTTCTGCACCGCACAGAACTGTCGCGTGCCGAACTGAATTGACCACTGTGGCTGCAGAGAAATAAGTAACCCCCGTCGGCCTGCACGCGGCCGGCCCAGGATCCATTTTTCTATGAGCATTTAAATTAAACCGAAGAAGTAGATGCACGGAGCTCGATCGCGTCATATACCCGATCTCCAGAAGGTAAGTAGCTGTTCCATTCACGGGCTTATCATGTCCGCGACTTGGCCTTTCGTCCGCGTCCCGTCCGTCCCCCCCGGCAGGCCGGGTGGCGTCGTCGGCCGTGTCACGCCGCGCACACGGGaaagcggcgcggcggcagacGGGTTCCTTGTGCTCCCGGCGTGCCGCGCGACGGCGCGAGCCATCGCGACCTCCCGAAGCTTCGCCGCGCGCGACAGGTCGACGAGGGAAACGCAGCGCGTgcggcctgcctgcctgcctgctgaTCCCGTCAAGGCCGTGGAAAGATCAAGCCGGTGACAGCTCCTTCTTATCCTCGGCGGCGGTAGAGTTGAAAGTTTACAGGTGTGGAAGCGCACGCTGGTGCCTCTGTTTGCGGAAGcggacgtcgccggcgccggggcgcaCACATCTCGCGTTGCTCAGTTCGAATTGGCAAGGAAACGGACAAGGCAAAGCAAGTGTCGCCATTTGAGTGCATCTTCTAGAGCGAAGGGGTTTCACCGTTTCATttcagaaacaaaaaagaagTTTCGTTCCTTCAGACAAGAAGAAAAAGTTTCGTTCGGTACaagcttgatgtttggcgttCACGAGCTCCAGAAAAAGAGCACCGGTGCTCTTCTTACAAACATAGAAAAAACAGCATCTCGGGTTATTTAACAGAGAGGGCTGATTAACGGTTGACCAGGCATCCCAGTGGCCACGTCACCTGCCGAGATATCAGGTGGCGGCAAGGCATCAGCTTCAATTTTAAGTTCTTTATTATCAGAAAAAAAACTTCATTTTTAATACTTAAAGTAGATGGCGACTTGGGAGATAGCAACGTTCGGTATCTTAGACTAACTCCAACAATGAGATGCAATTTTGAGAGGCAAATCAGAG is drawn from Panicum virgatum strain AP13 chromosome 1N, P.virgatum_v5, whole genome shotgun sequence and contains these coding sequences:
- the LOC120656852 gene encoding serine/arginine repetitive matrix protein 1-like, which translates into the protein MSMRCKKHPFPAGGGGVCATCLRGRLLVLAAERNGASSPPARAQAQAPPAPEPAAFPRSVSPYVSRSKSDAAGGGGALRHHPSLLFFRTPQVGPAYGGAALQEGDIGYEYEKRRAGKFSVLATLFGHHHRSAQEGKHQGGARERKKHSWLVGIIPRRRKKQAPAAAAASSPPSAPPSRFCRVLSNRGLSPERDSHGSGEESSSPAADPPWRPSPSPMRKTPCRRRQTNSMASGFAVCLSPLVRPSPGRRHRPVQPPDPGAFSSELRSSPLHNLSSVASVTRCRSRKLADGGRFR